From a single Fusobacterium ulcerans ATCC 49185 genomic region:
- a CDS encoding GntR family transcriptional regulator, which translates to MRENAIEVMDRRTLVFEALKNDIINGNIKFGEKINENEYSIRYNISRTPLREALSKLEMMGIIERIPFKGVFLKKFDSNKVKEIYEIRLELEYIIYKEIKDIMTDKHIKKVEKIIAKSQKYTTTNNLAKFSETLEEFDNYLYSLSKKELSLKILSELSFYMNIFKKTNPNMQETVDEHEKIILALKEKNNDKIYLALEEHLDNAAEYVVKTFDKISI; encoded by the coding sequence ATGAGAGAAAATGCTATAGAGGTTATGGATAGAAGAACACTTGTATTTGAAGCATTAAAGAATGATATTATAAATGGTAATATAAAATTTGGAGAAAAGATAAATGAAAATGAATACTCTATCAGATATAATATAAGCAGAACACCCTTGAGAGAAGCATTAAGTAAATTAGAAATGATGGGGATAATTGAAAGAATACCTTTTAAAGGTGTGTTTCTAAAAAAGTTTGATTCAAATAAAGTAAAAGAAATATATGAGATAAGACTAGAACTTGAATACATAATATATAAAGAAATAAAAGATATAATGACAGATAAACATATAAAAAAAGTTGAAAAAATAATAGCAAAAAGTCAAAAATATACTACTACTAATAATCTTGCAAAATTTTCAGAAACGTTGGAAGAATTTGATAATTATCTTTATTCGTTATCTAAAAAGGAATTATCTTTAAAAATACTTTCTGAATTATCATTTTATATGAACATATTTAAGAAAACAAATCCCAATATGCAGGAAACAGTTGATGAGCATGAAAAAATAATATTAGCTTTAAAAGAAAAAAATAATGATAAAATCTACCTTGCTTTAGAAGAGCATTTAGATAATGCAGCTGAGTATGTTGTAAAAACTTTTGATAAAATATCTATATAA
- the ggt gene encoding gamma-glutamyltransferase: MLKFDSTIYPYPSRRNVMYAKNGMVATGSPLAAQAGLEILKKGGNAIDAAIATAAALTVVEPTGNGIGGDGFAILSVNNKMYGLNASGPSPKLIEAQDLLNKGLKEMPKYGFIPVNVPGIPKAWAELSKKFGKLPLSEVVAPAVKLAREGYAVPVNVAKLWKKAAVNFGKEEGEEFKPWFDTFTQDGKCPEIGDIVRLPDHADTLEMIGDTYADAFYKGELADKIDAFSKKYNGYLRKDDLEEFEAEWVEPISVKYHGYDVYELPPNGHGISALMALNILDRFQFEARETVRSYHTMIEAMKLAFVDVQKYVADPRFMKVTVEQLLSKAYAEDRAKLIGNTAIMPEAGDPFCGGTVYLAAADNEGNMISYIQSNYMGFGSGMVVPGTGIALHNRGNNFNLDLESANCVGPAKRPYHTIIPGFLGKDGKAVGPFGVMGGFMQPQGHVQVVTNTVDFLMNPQAALDAPRWQWVGKKNIELEHGVPEHIAYELAAMGHDIKVLYDPLMMGRGEIIWRMENGVLVGGTEPRTDGHIALY, from the coding sequence ATGTTAAAATTTGATTCTACTATTTATCCATATCCATCAAGAAGAAATGTGATGTATGCTAAAAATGGTATGGTGGCAACTGGATCTCCACTTGCTGCACAGGCTGGACTTGAAATACTAAAAAAAGGAGGAAACGCAATCGATGCTGCTATTGCCACTGCTGCTGCTCTTACTGTTGTAGAGCCTACAGGTAATGGAATAGGTGGAGATGGATTTGCTATCCTTAGTGTAAATAATAAAATGTATGGACTTAATGCCAGCGGTCCTTCACCAAAGCTTATTGAAGCTCAAGACCTTTTAAACAAAGGATTGAAAGAGATGCCTAAATATGGATTTATTCCTGTAAATGTACCTGGAATACCTAAAGCTTGGGCAGAATTAAGCAAGAAATTTGGAAAACTTCCTTTAAGTGAAGTTGTAGCTCCAGCTGTAAAGTTAGCAAGAGAAGGGTATGCTGTACCTGTAAATGTTGCTAAACTTTGGAAGAAAGCAGCTGTTAACTTTGGAAAAGAAGAGGGAGAAGAATTTAAACCTTGGTTTGATACTTTTACTCAAGATGGAAAATGTCCTGAGATAGGAGATATAGTAAGACTTCCTGATCATGCAGATACTTTGGAAATGATAGGTGATACTTATGCAGATGCTTTCTACAAAGGAGAGCTTGCAGATAAAATAGATGCATTCTCTAAAAAATATAATGGATACCTTAGAAAAGATGACTTAGAGGAGTTTGAAGCAGAATGGGTAGAACCTATTTCTGTAAAATATCATGGATATGATGTTTATGAACTTCCACCAAATGGACATGGAATAAGCGCTCTTATGGCACTTAATATTCTTGATAGATTCCAGTTTGAAGCGAGAGAAACAGTAAGATCATATCATACAATGATAGAAGCAATGAAACTTGCATTTGTAGATGTACAAAAATATGTAGCTGATCCTAGATTTATGAAAGTAACAGTTGAGCAGCTGCTATCTAAAGCATATGCAGAGGATAGAGCAAAACTTATAGGAAATACAGCAATAATGCCAGAAGCAGGAGATCCATTCTGTGGAGGAACTGTATATCTTGCAGCAGCAGATAATGAAGGAAATATGATATCATATATTCAAAGCAACTATATGGGATTTGGTTCTGGAATGGTAGTACCAGGAACAGGAATAGCTCTTCATAACAGAGGAAATAACTTTAACCTTGACCTTGAAAGTGCAAACTGTGTAGGACCAGCAAAAAGACCATATCATACAATAATTCCTGGATTCCTTGGAAAAGATGGAAAAGCTGTAGGCCCATTTGGAGTAATGGGAGGATTTATGCAGCCGCAAGGACATGTACAGGTAGTAACTAATACAGTAGATTTCCTAATGAATCCACAGGCAGCATTAGATGCACCAAGATGGCAATGGGTAGGAAAGAAAAATATAGAACTTGAACATGGAGTTCCTGAGCATATAGCATATGAGCTTGCAGCTATGGGACATGATATAAAAGTTCTTTATGATCCACTTATGATGGGAAGAGGAGAGATCATCTGGAGAATGGAAAATGGAGTTCTTGTAGGAGGAACTGAACCTAGAACAGATGGACATATTGCTTTATATTAG
- a CDS encoding AMP-binding protein yields the protein MEFVRDYNKTAIIYEGRNISYKEMITKAKIFSSQVLIENEDRVIIYMENRPEFLYSFLGVWDKSGTCVCLDSSLSGDELVYYIEDSDSKYIYTSQNNLSNVKKALEITGKNLKIVVVDEVEDYEVTDELVLNSPEPENIALMLYTSGTTGKPKGVMLKFDNILVNIEGLDKYNMFIKEDIVLALLPLHHIFPLLGSGVVPLAKGATIIFLKEMSSQAMIDAFQIHKVTMMIGVPRLWEMLHQKIMEKINAGKITKFIFKLCEKVDSISFSKKIFKKVHDNFGGNVRFFVSGGSKLDPRVSKDFLTLGLKVCEGYGMTETSPMISFTPLNEIRPGSAGRILPGIEAKIADDGEIIARGRNVMKGYYNKPEETAETIDNEGWIHTGDLGEIKDSFLYVTGRKKEMIVLSNGKNINPIEIEQQIMNKTNLIQEIVIAEIDSVLTAVIYPNFQKIYDEKVTNIKETLKWGVIDSYNGKAPNYRKILDIRIVQEEMPKTKIGKIRRFMIADMLKEKETESLQIEEPKYEEYTSIKDYLIKVKNRPVSPTAHIELDLGMDSLDMVELLTYLESNFGVKGAENIILDNPTVEKLAEFVKENRSDEKIEEINWKDYLNKDVEAELPKSNIVTMIGKFFTWLPFKLYLRIQKNGLENLTTEPVIYAGNHQSLLDAFIFNHSVPSKILKSIYYLAKVKHFSKGYMKKLGENSNVILVDINKNLGEVLQTMAKVLRDGKSVVIFPEGARTRDGKMLEFKKAFAILAKELNIPVIPFGIRGAFEAFPANTKFPKASKIEIKFFKKISPEKLDYDEIVERTRESLVKWVEDKK from the coding sequence TTGGAATTCGTAAGGGATTATAATAAGACAGCGATAATATATGAAGGAAGAAATATAAGCTATAAAGAAATGATAACTAAAGCTAAGATTTTTTCTTCACAGGTTTTAATTGAAAATGAAGATAGAGTCATTATTTATATGGAAAATAGACCAGAATTTCTCTATTCATTTTTGGGAGTTTGGGATAAATCAGGAACATGTGTATGTCTTGATTCAAGTTTGTCAGGAGATGAACTCGTTTACTATATAGAAGATTCTGATTCAAAATATATTTATACATCACAAAATAATCTTTCAAATGTAAAAAAAGCTTTGGAAATAACTGGAAAAAATTTAAAAATAGTAGTTGTAGATGAGGTTGAAGATTATGAAGTAACAGATGAACTTGTTCTCAATTCACCAGAACCTGAAAATATAGCTTTAATGCTGTATACCTCTGGAACTACTGGAAAACCTAAGGGAGTAATGCTGAAGTTTGATAATATACTTGTTAATATAGAGGGATTAGATAAATATAATATGTTTATCAAAGAGGATATTGTATTGGCACTTCTTCCATTGCATCATATATTTCCATTATTAGGTTCAGGAGTTGTTCCATTAGCTAAAGGAGCTACAATTATATTTCTTAAAGAAATGTCTTCACAAGCTATGATAGATGCTTTTCAGATTCATAAAGTGACTATGATGATTGGAGTACCTAGATTATGGGAAATGCTTCATCAAAAGATAATGGAAAAAATAAATGCAGGAAAAATAACTAAATTTATTTTTAAATTGTGCGAAAAAGTAGACAGTATATCTTTCAGCAAAAAAATATTTAAAAAGGTGCATGATAATTTTGGTGGAAATGTAAGATTTTTTGTATCAGGTGGTTCAAAACTTGATCCAAGAGTTTCAAAAGATTTTCTTACACTTGGATTAAAAGTATGTGAAGGGTATGGGATGACTGAAACTTCTCCAATGATTTCATTTACACCATTAAATGAGATAAGGCCAGGATCAGCAGGAAGAATACTTCCAGGAATAGAAGCCAAAATAGCAGATGATGGAGAGATTATTGCCAGAGGCAGAAATGTAATGAAGGGATATTACAATAAACCTGAAGAAACTGCTGAAACAATTGATAATGAAGGATGGATACATACAGGAGATTTAGGTGAAATAAAAGATAGTTTTCTTTATGTAACTGGAAGAAAAAAGGAAATGATTGTTTTATCAAATGGAAAAAATATTAATCCAATAGAAATAGAGCAGCAGATAATGAATAAAACAAATCTTATTCAGGAAATAGTTATAGCAGAGATTGATTCTGTACTCACAGCAGTAATATATCCTAATTTTCAAAAAATATATGATGAAAAAGTAACAAATATAAAAGAAACATTGAAATGGGGAGTCATTGATTCATATAATGGAAAAGCTCCTAACTATAGAAAAATACTTGATATAAGAATTGTACAGGAAGAAATGCCTAAAACAAAAATAGGTAAAATAAGAAGATTTATGATAGCTGATATGTTAAAAGAGAAGGAAACAGAAAGTCTTCAAATAGAAGAACCTAAATATGAAGAATATACTTCCATAAAAGATTATTTGATAAAAGTGAAAAATAGACCAGTATCTCCAACAGCTCATATAGAACTTGATTTGGGAATGGATTCTTTAGATATGGTAGAGCTTTTAACTTATTTAGAGAGCAATTTTGGGGTAAAAGGAGCAGAGAATATAATTCTTGATAATCCAACTGTAGAAAAGCTAGCTGAATTTGTAAAAGAAAATAGAAGTGATGAAAAGATTGAAGAAATTAACTGGAAAGATTATTTGAATAAAGATGTAGAAGCAGAGTTGCCTAAATCAAATATAGTAACAATGATTGGGAAATTTTTTACATGGCTTCCTTTCAAATTATATTTAAGAATACAAAAAAATGGATTGGAAAATCTAACAACAGAGCCAGTTATTTATGCTGGAAACCATCAAAGTCTTTTAGATGCTTTTATATTTAATCATTCAGTTCCATCAAAAATACTTAAAAGTATATATTATCTTGCAAAAGTAAAGCATTTCTCTAAAGGATATATGAAAAAACTTGGAGAAAATTCCAATGTTATTCTTGTAGATATAAATAAAAATCTTGGTGAAGTGCTTCAGACAATGGCTAAAGTATTGAGAGATGGAAAGAGTGTTGTTATATTTCCAGAAGGAGCTAGAACAAGAGATGGAAAGATGCTGGAATTTAAAAAGGCCTTTGCTATTTTAGCAAAGGAACTTAATATACCTGTTATACCATTTGGAATAAGAGGAGCATTTGAAGCTTTTCCTGCAAATACTAAATTTCCTAAAGCTTCTAAAATAGAAATTAAATTTTTTAAAAAAATATCTCCTGAGAAGCTAGATTATGATGAAATAGTTGAAAGAACAAGAGAGAGTCTTGTAAAATGGGTAGAAGATAAAAAGTAA
- the trhA gene encoding PAQR family membrane homeostasis protein TrhA gives MDYNKLEEKFNFITHYIGAGMAIAGCVTLIVHAVRTGYSNYIVGSSIFGAALILMYVMSGTYHLLEEGKAKKIFKILDHSAIYVLISASYTPYLLTVVEGKSRWILFAVQWGLTFLGIIFKIFFVGRFKIISTLLYIVMGWIVVFVFKDLKNSLSPVSLNLLVTGGVVYTVGVIFYAMKKLKFAHSIWHMFVIGGSVLNYLSIYNIIHT, from the coding sequence ATGGATTACAATAAATTAGAAGAAAAATTTAACTTTATAACTCATTATATAGGTGCAGGAATGGCAATAGCGGGGTGTGTCACATTAATAGTGCATGCAGTTAGAACAGGATATTCAAATTATATAGTAGGTTCTTCTATATTTGGAGCTGCTCTTATTCTTATGTATGTTATGTCTGGAACTTATCATTTGCTGGAAGAAGGAAAAGCAAAAAAAATATTCAAGATACTTGATCATTCGGCAATATATGTATTGATATCTGCATCATACACACCTTATCTTCTTACTGTAGTTGAAGGTAAAAGCAGATGGATACTTTTTGCAGTACAATGGGGATTGACTTTTTTAGGTATAATATTTAAAATATTCTTTGTTGGAAGATTTAAAATTATTTCTACTTTATTATATATAGTTATGGGATGGATAGTAGTATTTGTATTTAAAGATCTTAAAAATTCTTTAAGTCCTGTTTCTTTGAATCTTCTTGTAACAGGAGGAGTTGTTTATACAGTAGGAGTAATATTTTATGCAATGAAAAAACTTAAATTTGCTCATTCTATATGGCATATGTTTGTAATAGGAGGAAGTGTTCTTAATTATCTTTCTATTTACAATATTATCCATACATAA
- a CDS encoding response regulator transcription factor, with protein MNILIVQKDIDIKKYLKKGLKEAGYSAEDSSDWEDAYYHAVSGNYELIILDTIIGDKTGIELCEKIRKENIESGIIFISSEDKIEKKVEALDAGADDYIVKPFSFIELLGRIRAVIRRSVKSSAAGNNVITIKDLSINFLTREVRRGDRLIELTYKEFSLLEYLVRNKNLVLSRTMIKEKIWSINFTSNTNIVDVYMTHLRGKIDKDHKDKLIYTVRGVGYILKG; from the coding sequence ATGAATATTCTTATAGTGCAAAAAGATATAGATATAAAAAAATATTTGAAAAAAGGGTTAAAAGAAGCAGGGTATTCAGCAGAGGATAGTTCTGACTGGGAAGATGCCTATTATCATGCAGTATCTGGTAATTATGAGCTTATAATACTTGATACTATAATTGGAGATAAAACAGGAATAGAATTATGTGAGAAAATAAGAAAGGAGAATATCGAATCAGGGATAATCTTCATATCTTCTGAAGATAAAATAGAGAAAAAAGTAGAGGCTCTAGATGCAGGAGCTGATGACTATATAGTCAAACCTTTTTCTTTTATAGAACTTTTAGGAAGAATAAGAGCAGTGATAAGAAGAAGTGTAAAAAGCTCTGCTGCAGGAAATAATGTAATTACAATAAAAGACTTATCAATAAACTTCCTTACAAGAGAGGTGAGAAGAGGAGACAGACTTATAGAGCTTACATATAAAGAATTTTCTCTTCTTGAATATTTGGTGAGAAACAAAAATCTTGTTCTCAGTAGAACAATGATAAAAGAAAAAATATGGAGTATAAACTTTACAAGTAATACCAATATAGTAGATGTATATATGACTCATTTGAGAGGAAAAATAGATAAAGATCACAAAGATAAATTAATATATACAGTAAGAGGAGTGGGATATATCCTCAAAGGATAA
- a CDS encoding AMP-binding protein encodes MNFLHDRGKAAIIYKDREYSYKELITGIKYYSTLLKIKKGDKVVVYIENRPEIIEALFSVWNSKGIGVVLDAGYTAEQLLYVFEDAKPQYIYATNKNYKNVIEAKEKYGKEIEVINVDEIVVPENFIPTDYEVNIDDVEDVALLLYTSGTTGNPKGVMLTYNNLLSNINAIKAIELVDETDRILAILPYHHIFPLNINLLMTMYFGTLVVILDEMSSEALKKALKDYKITVIIGVPRVWEMLHKAIMGQINKSWIIKKLFKLCQKINSRALSRLVFKKVNDELGGSLRVMASGGAKLDTEIARDYLTLGLPLMEGYGLTETSPIISFNNPHRIKPGTVGELIPDIEVKIAEDGEVLVKGTNVMKGYYNNPKATAEVIDDEGWFHTGDLGKLENNYLTIIGRKKEMIVLSNGKNINPSDIESEIFKGTDLIKEIAVMEYNNHLMAVVYPDFDLIKHRKITNIKETLKWEIIDKYNVTAPKYRKILEIKIVKDELPKTKLGKVRRFMLNDFLAGQAIEDGNEENSKADIKKEIVIPQEFKSEYKTLKDYIEKNYNVEVTPDAHLELDLGLDSLDIVEILSFIEMSFGIKITEEEFTDIKNVLDMAKFVKERGGEFSDNEVDWKTILNQDIDIKLPRSAWVGKFMRFIFKPLFSIYFSLKKEGQDKILSEPAIYVGNHQSFLDALIFNQAISSAKMKDTYYLGTIVHFDSPLRKYLAERGNVLIIDINKNLKETLQVSAKVLKEGKNLVIFPEGARTRDGEIQDFKKTFAILSKELNIPVVPFGIKGAYEAMPYGQRFPSMMPISIKFFDKVMPEGLTVEEIVEKSKDEIELWLIK; translated from the coding sequence ATGAATTTTTTACATGACAGGGGAAAAGCAGCTATTATATATAAGGATAGAGAATATTCATATAAGGAGCTAATAACAGGAATAAAGTATTATTCCACATTATTAAAAATAAAAAAAGGTGATAAAGTTGTTGTATATATAGAAAATAGACCTGAGATAATAGAAGCACTTTTTTCTGTATGGAATTCAAAAGGAATAGGAGTTGTATTAGATGCAGGTTATACAGCAGAACAACTTCTTTATGTATTTGAAGATGCAAAACCTCAATATATTTATGCAACTAATAAGAATTATAAAAATGTTATAGAAGCTAAAGAGAAATATGGAAAAGAAATAGAAGTAATAAATGTAGATGAGATAGTAGTGCCAGAAAATTTTATACCAACTGATTATGAAGTAAATATAGATGATGTAGAAGATGTAGCTCTTTTGCTGTATACTTCTGGAACAACTGGAAATCCTAAAGGTGTAATGCTTACATATAATAATCTTTTATCTAATATAAATGCTATAAAAGCAATAGAACTGGTAGATGAAACTGACAGAATACTTGCTATACTTCCATATCATCATATATTTCCATTAAATATAAATTTACTTATGACTATGTATTTTGGAACTTTGGTTGTAATATTAGATGAAATGTCTTCAGAAGCCTTAAAAAAAGCCCTGAAAGATTATAAAATAACTGTAATAATTGGAGTCCCTAGAGTGTGGGAAATGCTTCATAAAGCTATAATGGGGCAGATAAACAAAAGCTGGATAATTAAAAAATTATTCAAATTGTGTCAGAAGATAAATAGTCGTGCACTTAGCAGACTAGTATTTAAAAAAGTTAATGATGAATTAGGTGGATCATTAAGGGTAATGGCATCAGGAGGAGCCAAATTAGATACTGAGATTGCCAGAGATTATCTTACTCTTGGTCTGCCATTGATGGAAGGATACGGACTTACTGAAACTTCTCCAATTATTTCATTCAATAATCCTCATAGAATAAAACCTGGAACAGTAGGAGAACTTATACCAGATATAGAAGTAAAAATAGCTGAAGATGGAGAGGTTCTTGTAAAAGGTACCAATGTAATGAAAGGGTACTATAATAATCCTAAAGCAACAGCTGAAGTAATAGATGATGAGGGATGGTTTCATACAGGGGATCTTGGTAAATTAGAAAATAATTATCTGACTATTATTGGAAGAAAAAAAGAAATGATTGTTCTTTCAAATGGAAAAAATATTAACCCAAGTGATATTGAAAGTGAAATATTCAAAGGAACAGATCTTATAAAAGAGATAGCTGTTATGGAATATAATAATCATTTGATGGCAGTTGTATATCCAGATTTTGACCTTATAAAACATAGAAAGATAACTAATATAAAAGAAACATTAAAATGGGAGATAATAGATAAATATAATGTTACAGCTCCTAAATACAGAAAAATACTTGAAATAAAAATTGTAAAAGATGAACTTCCAAAAACTAAACTCGGAAAAGTAAGAAGATTTATGCTGAATGATTTTCTTGCAGGACAAGCAATAGAAGATGGGAATGAAGAAAATTCAAAAGCTGATATAAAAAAGGAAATAGTAATTCCTCAGGAATTTAAATCTGAATATAAAACTTTAAAAGATTATATAGAGAAAAATTATAATGTGGAAGTTACTCCTGATGCTCATTTAGAACTTGATTTAGGATTAGATTCACTGGATATAGTAGAAATACTATCTTTTATAGAAATGAGTTTTGGAATAAAAATAACAGAAGAAGAGTTTACTGATATAAAAAATGTATTGGATATGGCTAAATTTGTTAAGGAAAGAGGAGGAGAATTCAGTGATAATGAAGTAGACTGGAAAACTATCCTTAATCAAGATATAGACATCAAGCTTCCTAGATCAGCATGGGTAGGAAAGTTTATGAGATTTATATTTAAACCATTATTCAGTATATACTTTAGTCTTAAAAAAGAGGGTCAGGATAAAATACTTTCAGAACCTGCAATATATGTTGGAAATCATCAGAGTTTTCTAGATGCTCTTATTTTTAATCAGGCAATATCTTCTGCCAAGATGAAGGATACATATTATCTTGGAACAATAGTGCATTTTGATTCACCTTTAAGAAAATATCTGGCGGAAAGAGGAAATGTTCTTATTATAGATATAAATAAAAATCTGAAAGAAACTTTACAAGTAAGCGCAAAGGTATTGAAAGAAGGAAAAAATCTTGTTATATTTCCAGAGGGAGCAAGAACAAGAGATGGAGAGATACAAGATTTCAAAAAGACTTTTGCTATTCTTTCTAAGGAATTGAATATACCAGTTGTTCCATTTGGAATAAAAGGTGCATATGAAGCTATGCCTTATGGGCAAAGATTTCCTAGTATGATGCCAATATCTATAAAATTTTTTGATAAGGTGATGCCAGAAGGATTGACAGTGGAAGAAATAGTTGAAAAAAGTAAGGATGAAATAGAGTTATGGTTAATAAAATAA
- a CDS encoding GrdX family protein: MDFIIITNNNKVYNFYKETNDIFYFQKKDFLDLLEIVKEEIYKGHKLLSDPIMYNLENSENPYKSIAVSKNTFSDDGSQKKLIDGVISIAKKIPNRKNFSEFSETTLEEFRFIDLNLLTDGIKDFSY; encoded by the coding sequence ATGGATTTTATAATTATCACAAATAACAACAAGGTTTATAATTTTTACAAAGAAACAAATGATATTTTTTATTTTCAAAAAAAAGATTTTCTAGATCTTTTAGAGATAGTGAAAGAAGAAATTTATAAAGGTCATAAACTTCTTTCTGACCCTATCATGTATAATCTAGAAAATTCTGAGAATCCATATAAATCTATTGCTGTTTCTAAAAATACTTTTTCAGATGATGGAAGTCAAAAAAAACTAATAGATGGAGTAATCAGTATAGCTAAAAAAATCCCTAACAGAAAAAACTTTTCTGAATTTTCTGAAACTACTTTAGAAGAATTTAGATTCATTGACTTAAATCTTTTAACTGATGGAATTAAAGATTTTAGCTATTAA
- a CDS encoding transposase zinc-binding domain-containing protein: MQIKHIISKINITNLLGKIKKYFKNEHFEDVKQTIQKFLACSIDKSFLSLQCPNCHDAHKIKVTCKSRFCPSCGKRYSAV, from the coding sequence ATGCAAATCAAACATATTATCTCTAAAATCAATATAACAAATCTTTTAGGTAAAATCAAGAAATATTTTAAAAATGAGCATTTTGAGGATGTTAAACAGACTATTCAAAAATTCTTAGCTTGTTCTATTGATAAATCTTTTCTCTCTCTTCAATGCCCTAATTGTCATGATGCGCATAAAATTAAAGTTACTTGTAAATCTAGATTTTGTCCTTCCTGCGGTAAACGTTATTCTGCTGTTTGA
- a CDS encoding coenzyme F420-0:L-glutamate ligase, with amino-acid sequence MGRLVGTISRGLRAPIIHQGDKIEDFVVDAVLAAVESDGITLRNKDIVAVTESIVARAQGNYATTDDIAADVKNKYGDNTIGVIFPILSRNRFSVCLKGIAKGAKKIVLMFSYPSDEVGNHFIDMELLDEKGVNPWSDILNEAEFTEKFGKPLHEFTGVNYIEYYSELIKEQGTEVEVIFANNPTAILNYTDCVLNCDIHTRFRTRKLLKKAGAKIVFGMDEILTSSLNGSGYNEDYGLLGSNKATEDTIKLFPRDCKDTVLTIQKMFLDKTGKNIEVMVYGDGAFKDPVGKIWELADPVVSPGYTPGLEGTPNEIKLKYLADNDLAGLTGEELTKAVAEAIKNKDSDLKGQMITQGTTPRRLTDLIGSLCDLTSGSGDKGTPIILIQGYFDNYIDN; translated from the coding sequence ATGGGAAGATTAGTTGGAACTATTTCTAGAGGACTTCGTGCACCTATTATTCATCAAGGTGACAAAATTGAAGATTTCGTGGTTGATGCAGTGTTAGCTGCTGTTGAAAGCGATGGTATTACATTAAGAAACAAGGACATTGTTGCTGTTACAGAATCTATAGTTGCCAGAGCTCAAGGAAATTATGCTACTACTGATGATATTGCAGCAGATGTAAAAAATAAATATGGAGATAATACTATTGGTGTTATTTTCCCAATTTTAAGTCGTAACAGATTTTCTGTATGCTTAAAAGGAATAGCTAAAGGAGCTAAAAAAATTGTTCTTATGTTTAGTTATCCATCTGATGAAGTTGGCAATCACTTCATAGATATGGAACTTTTAGATGAAAAAGGAGTAAATCCTTGGAGCGATATTCTTAATGAGGCTGAATTTACTGAAAAATTTGGAAAACCTCTTCATGAATTTACTGGTGTAAATTATATTGAATATTATTCTGAGTTAATTAAAGAACAAGGAACAGAAGTAGAAGTAATATTTGCTAATAATCCTACTGCTATTTTAAATTACACTGATTGCGTTTTAAACTGTGATATCCATACCCGTTTCAGAACTAGAAAATTATTAAAAAAAGCTGGGGCAAAAATAGTATTTGGTATGGATGAAATCCTTACTTCTTCTCTAAATGGAAGTGGATATAATGAAGATTATGGATTATTAGGATCTAATAAAGCTACTGAGGATACTATAAAACTTTTCCCTCGTGATTGTAAGGACACCGTTCTTACTATTCAAAAAATGTTTTTAGATAAAACAGGAAAAAATATTGAGGTAATGGTATATGGAGATGGAGCATTTAAAGACCCAGTTGGAAAAATATGGGAACTTGCTGACCCTGTAGTTTCTCCTGGATATACTCCCGGTTTAGAAGGAACTCCTAATGAAATAAAATTAAAATACCTTGCTGATAATGATCTTGCTGGACTTACTGGCGAAGAATTGACTAAAGCAGTTGCTGAAGCTATAAAAAATAAAGATTCTGATCTTAAAGGACAGATGATAACTCAAGGAACTACTCCTAGAAGACTTACAGACCTTATAGGTTCGCTATGTGATCTAACTTCTGGAAGTGGAGATAAAGGAACTCCTATCATTTTAATTCAAGGATATTTTGATAACTACATAGATAACTAA